CAGGATGCCGCCCCGGACGCCGCCGCACGGCGCCTTACATTCTCGGGTATCGGCGTCTATCATCCGGCGCTGTTTGCCCGATGCCCCGGCGAAGCGCGTCTGGCGCCACTGTTGCGTGATGCCATGGCACACGATGCGGTCAGTGGCTCCGTGCATGATGGGCGCTGGTATGATATCGGCACCCCGGCGCGGCTGGCTGCGCTGGATCAGCAACTCAAGGAGACCCCATGACTGCATCCGAGAACCGTTACCTGATCGCGCCCTCCATTCTGGCGGCGGATTTTGCCCGCCTGGGAGAAGAGGCCGAGGCCGTGCTGGCTGCCGGGGCGGATGTCATCCATTTTGACGTCATGGACAACCACTACGTGCCCAACCTCACCATCGGCCCGATGGTGTGTGAGGCGCTGCGCAAGTACGGCATCACGGCACCGATTGATGTGCACCTGATGGTATCGCCGGTGGATGACCTGATCGGCAGCTTCGCCGATGCGGGCGCGAGCATGATCACCTTCCACCCTGAGGCCAGCCGTCACGTGGATCGCTCCCTGCAGCTGATCCGTGACCGGGGCTGCAAGGCGGGGCTGGTGCTGAATCCGGCCACCGGGCCCGACTGCCTGGAGTACGTCATGGACAAGCTGGACATGATCCTGCTGATGTCCGTGAACCCCGGCTTCGGCGGCCAGAAATTCATTCCCGGTACCTTGCGCAAGATCGAGCAGGTGCGGCGGTTGATCGACGACAGTGGTCTGGATATCCGTCTTGAGGTGGATGGCGGGATCAGCGAGAACAACATTGCCGAGGTGGCGGCGGCGGGCGCGGACATGTTCGTGGCCGGTTCTGCGATTTACGGCAAGTCCGATTATCGGGCGGTGATTGATGCCATGCGGCATCAGCTGGCGGCGCTCTGACCGAGCGCCGTCAATCGTCCCAACCCGCGCGCCGGAGGATCCCGGTGCCAGACTGGAGAAAGGCAAATGATCAGAAAGAACCCCAGTGGTGACCTGCCGGTAGTGGCGGAGTCGGCGTTTGTTGACCCCACCGCCATCATCTGCGGCAAGGTGTTTGTCGGCGAAAATGTATTCATCGGCCCCTACGCTGTGATTCGAGCCGACGAAGTGGATGCCGAGGGCGGCATGGAGCCGATCATCATTGGCGACAACTCGAACATCCAGGACGGTGTGGTCATTCACTCCAAGTCCGGGGCGCGGGTAGAGGTGGGGGCGCATACCTCGATTGCGCATCGCTCGATCGTGCATGGCCCCTGCAAGGTGGGTGCCCACGTCTTTATCGGCTTCAATTCCGTGCTGTTCAACTGTGAGGTCGGCGAGAGATCGGTGGTGCGGCATAACTCGGTGGTGGAAGGCGTGGTGGTCCCCGAAAACTTCCATATTCCCTCGACCAGTAATATCCGCAAGGAAAGCGACCTGGCCAACATCGAGCCGGTACCGGCGGACGCCTCCTCCTTCTCTGAGGACGTGGCGCAGACCAATGTGCGTCTGGTGCAAG
This region of Isoalcanivorax indicus genomic DNA includes:
- the rpe gene encoding ribulose-phosphate 3-epimerase gives rise to the protein MTASENRYLIAPSILAADFARLGEEAEAVLAAGADVIHFDVMDNHYVPNLTIGPMVCEALRKYGITAPIDVHLMVSPVDDLIGSFADAGASMITFHPEASRHVDRSLQLIRDRGCKAGLVLNPATGPDCLEYVMDKLDMILLMSVNPGFGGQKFIPGTLRKIEQVRRLIDDSGLDIRLEVDGGISENNIAEVAAAGADMFVAGSAIYGKSDYRAVIDAMRHQLAAL
- a CDS encoding carbonate dehydratase, with protein sequence MIRKNPSGDLPVVAESAFVDPTAIICGKVFVGENVFIGPYAVIRADEVDAEGGMEPIIIGDNSNIQDGVVIHSKSGARVEVGAHTSIAHRSIVHGPCKVGAHVFIGFNSVLFNCEVGERSVVRHNSVVEGVVVPENFHIPSTSNIRKESDLANIEPVPADASSFSEDVAQTNVRLVQGYKKIQNEL